CAGCCCGGGGACCTCGGGTTCAGCCGCGGCGCGCCGAGCGGCGCGGGCGTGCTACGGGGCTGGCTGAGCCTGCCCGGCGGCGCGGACCTCGACCCGTTCGCCCTGCTCTACGCCGTCGACGCGTTCCCGCCGGCGTCGCTGGACGTCGCCGTCACCGGGTGGGTGCCCACTCTGGAGCTCACCGCGTACGTGCGGGCGCTGCCGGCGCCCGGCCCGGTGCGGGTGCTGCAGAAGGCGCAGCTGATCGAGGGGAACCGGGTCGACCAAGCCTGCTTCGTCTGGGACAGCCGGGGCCGGCTGGTGGCCCAGGCGACCCAGCTGGCCGGGATCCGCCTCGACCCGCCCGCCTGAGCGGCTCGCGCGCCGCGTCCGCAACGGTCAGCGCTGGACGGGCCGCCGGCCCGCCCCGGTGGCCGGGCGGCAGGCCGCGCACCGCGGATCCCGCCGCCACCGCCGGGCCGCGGCGCGCAGGTCGCGGCGGCACCGCCGCCGCCCGGGCCGGCCGTCCCGCCGCGTGCCGAACACCCGGAGTTCGGTGCGCCGGCCCCCGCACCTGGGGCAGCGCACCCGGCGGAACGCGCGGAGTACGGTGACCGCGGACATGACGCTCCTCGAGGGCAGGGCGACCGCTGCTAACTGTCGATCGCGACAGCGGCGGGCTCGGTGTTGCGGCGGGTCTTCGTCCACCCGTTGCGTCCCCGGACGAGCCGGACGAGCGCGCGCCAGGACGTGATGTAGAACGTGTAGATGTACACCGCGTAGGCCAGGCCCATCCCGATGCCGCGCAGGAAATTCTTGCTGCGCAAGCACTTCCACTGGTAGATCGGTCCCCACACGACGAACGGGGCGAGCCCGAACGTGCCGTAGACGGCGAACAGGATCCAGCCGCCGCCGGTGAACCAGCCACCCATCCGGGACGGGTCGGTCACCGTGGCACCCAGGAACACCAGGAACGGCACCGGGTAGATGAGCGAGCCGAGCAACTGCATCCACGGCTGCGCCAGGTAGTACATCATCTCGGCGGCGCCGAAGGTGCTGACGTGCACCGAATCCCAGATGCGGCGCAGATAACGGCCGCACTGCATGGTTCCCTGCCCCCACCGCGTCCGCTGCGTCAGGAAGCGCCGCAAGCTGTACAGCGCCTCCTGCGACACGTGGGTGTCCGGGGTGAACTCGGTGCGCCAGCCCGCGATGAGCAGGTGGACGCCCAGCTCGAAGTCCTCCAGCAGGGAGCCCCGCCACGGCTTGAGCTCCGCGCCGCCGATGGACGCCAGCGCGGACATCCGGGTGAACTGCCCGTTGCCGCCCAGCGAGATCGTGCCGGTGTACCGGCGCGAGGTCTGGATCGCGGCGATGGCGGTGCGGAACTCGAGATCCTGCAGCTGGGCCAGTTTCAGCCCGAACACCCGGCCCGCCCGGGATCGCGACGGTGGCGGGGTGTCCCGGTTGCTCATCCAGACGTCGACCTGGACGGCGCCTACCGTGCGGTCCCCGAAGAGGTGGCCGGCCGCGCACACGTCGAGGCAGCCGGGGGCGGGCCGGCCGTCCGCGTCGACCACCACCACGATCACCCGGTCGTAGTCCTCGCGCAGTCCCTGGAAGGCGACCAGCTGCGCGTAGGCCGCGTTGAGCGCGTCACCTTTGCCGGTGCGGGCCTGCGGCCGCCGGCGGCGCACGAGGTGCAGGCGCGGGTCGGGGGAGCCGCTGCGGTACTGCAAACCGGTGACGATCTGCGCGGTCCGGTCGTCGGAGTCGTCGTCCACGATCCACACGTGCGCCTGCGGGAACGTCGAGCGCAGGTAGTGGATGGTGTCGCCGATCACCGCCTCCTCGTCGCGGCAGGGCACGAAGAAGTGCCAGCTGAACGCGCTGCTGTCGCCGGCGGGGCGCGGCTTGTGCCGCACGAACGGCACGACGATGACGGTGACGTAGACCAGGAACGCCACGCTCATCATCAACGCGAACGCCTGGGTGATACCCAGGACGACCTGGAAGGACTCGTCGCTCATGCGGTCCGCTCGCGGCGCAGGCCGATCCGGACGAACAACACGAGGGCGAGGGCCCCGCCGATCACGCTGACGAGTGACCCCATCAGGGTGTGCCCCCAGTAGTAGCCGGTGGAGATCCCGAGCCAGTTCACCAGGCCGACGATGAGCAGCATGCGCAGCTGGTTGACCGCGGCGACGACGGCACCGAAGACCAGGAGGGACAGCAGCAGCCGGCGCGTGTTCGCGGGCCGCAGGTACCCCAGCACGGCCGTCACCAGGACCAGCGGCACGACCAGGAACAGGGACGAGCACTCCGGTGTCATCTGCAGTCCCAGCGGCCGGTCGCCGCCCAGGCCGAAGTAGACGGTGTGCCGGGCGCCGGCCACGTACACCCCGTGCTCGCTGATCAAGCGCAGGACGGCGCCGGTCACCTGCACCTCGGCGGTGCGGTACGCCCCCTGGCACACCACGAGCAGGCCGACCACGGCGAGCATCGCGATGACGAGCCACCGGACCGGTAACCGGCTGGACAACGGCGCAGCGTTCGCCGACATCGACCCTCCACAACAGACTCTCCCCAGAGCCTGGCTGACATTACCCAGCGTTTCCGCGAAACTCCTAGGAGTGCTACCCGCCAGGGGGATATTTGGGCCGAACGCGTGACGCTGCGCGAACCGCGCCGATAGCAAGATCACGAGCCGGCGCGGCGCCGATGGGGTGCCCGCGGCCGTGGAAGAAATCGGAGTGTCTCAATGCGAAGAGCAAGGCTCGGGCTCGCCGCCGCGATGGCGGCGGGCGTGGTTCTGCTGGGTGCGGTACCCGCGTCGGCGGCCCCCGGGGACGGGTCGGCCTACGGTGCGGACGTCGACGTGACCCTGCTCGGCAAGCCGGCCGTGCACGTGGGACCGCTCGCGCAGGCGTCCACGGAAGGACCCACCAGCGGCACGCTGGTGGGCATCGACGTGCCCGGCATCGCCCACAGCGGCACGGTGCAGACAACGGCCGTGCGGGACGAGACCACGGGTGCCGTCGACAGCAAGGCGACGGTGGAGAACCTGTCGGTCGGCGTCCTGGGTGCGCTCGGCACCATCAAGGCCGACGCGGTGACCGCGGAGTGCCACGCCACCCAGGACGGCAACGCGGGTGCGGCCACGCTGGCCGGGCTGAACCTCGGCCCGCTCGGCGACGTCAGTGCCACGCCGGCGGCGAACACCGTCGTGAACGTGGGCGCGCTCGGGGCCAACGTCGCGAAGATCACGTTCAACGAGCAGATCGCCAACCCGGACGGCAGCCTGACGGTCAACGCCATCCACGTGCGCCTGCTCGGCGGTGTGCTCGGTTCCCTCGGCTCGGGCGACGTGATCGTGTCGTCGGCGACCTGCGGCCCGGCCGGGCTGCCGGTGCCGCTGGCGTCCGGTGCGGGCATGTGGATCGGGCTCGGTCTGCTGGCCGCGCTCGGCCTGCCGGCCGGGGTCTGGTTTAGCCGCCGCCGCGCCACCGCGCAGGCCGTCTGACGGGCGAGGGCGGATGTACCGGATGCCCGGCGCCGGGATCACCACCGCGGGCGGCACCGCGGGCACGCTCGCCTATACCGGTGCCGATGTCGGCTGGTGGATCGCGCTCGGCGTGATCCTCGTGCTGGCCGGGATCGCGGCACTCGTCGCCGCGACCCGCCGCAGCAGGAGACTCGCCGGTTCCCGGAAATGAGGTTCGCGGCCGCCGCCGAGGCCGGCGGCCGCGGACTCCCCACTCGTCAGGAGACTCACGTGGACATCATGCTGCTGGCCGGAACTCGCCCGGAGGCGGTGAAGCTGGCGCCGCTGGCGCTCGCGCTGCCCGGGCACCCCGTCCTGCGCCCCGTCATAGTCCATAGTGGACAACATGACGGGATGGTCGAGCAGGCGCTCGCGCCGTTCGGTCTGCTCGTGGACGACCGGCTGCCCGCTCCGGTGCGGCGCAACGGGGGACAGGCCGAGCTGGTCGCGGGTCTGCTGCCGTCGCTCGACGGGTTCCTGCGCCGCAGGAGCCCGGCCGCGGTGGTCGTCCAGGGCGACACGACGACGGTGCTGGCCGGCGCGCTCGCCGCGTTCTGGCGCGGCATCCCCGTGGTGCACCTGGAGGCGGGCCTGCGCACCCACGACCTCGCCGCGCCGTTCCCCGAGGAAGGCACCCGGCAGATGGTCTCGCGCCTGGCGGCACTGCACCTCGCGCCGACCGGTGCCGCCGTCGCCGCGCTGCTGGGCGAAGGGGTGCCGGCCGAGCGGATCGTCCTGACCGGCAACACCGTCGTGGACGCCGTGGAGCACATCGCCGCTCGCGGCCGGCCTGCTCAGGACCGGGCACTCGCGGCGGCCGAACTGCGGCTGCTGGAGCAGGGGCGGCGGCTGGTGCTGGTGACCTCCCACCGGCGCGAGTCGTGGGGAAAGCCCTTGCAGCGCGTCCTGTCCGCGGTGCGGGACCTGGTGCGCCGGCGGCCCGATGTCGAGGTGCTGTTCCCGGTCCACCCCAATCCGGCGGTGCGCGACCAGGTCACCACGGCACTGTCGGGAGTACCGCGGATCACGGTCACCGGGCCGCTGGAGTACCCCGACCTCGTGCGCGCGCTCCGCCTGGCCACGGTGGTGCTCACCGATTCCGGGGGGATCCAGGAGGAGGCACCGAGTTTCGGCACGCCGGTGGTCGTGCTGCGGGACACCACCGAGCGGCGGGAGGCGATCGCCAGCGGGCACGCCCGTCTGGTGGGCACGGACCCCGCCGCGATCGGCCGGGCCACCGAGGACGTGTTGTCGGGGCGGTGGCGCCCGGCGAGCCCGGCCAATCCGTACGGCGACGGCAAGGCCGCGCTGCGCGCGGTGGCGGCCATCGGCGAGCTGCTCGCCGTGCCGTCGCGCAGCCGGGTGCTCGCCCCGCCCGAACCGGTGCCCTGAGCGGCCGCCGTGACCGAACTGGCGAGCACCGATGACGGACAGCTCGTCCCGTACCTGGCGGCGTGGTGCGCCGACATCGACAGCGTGCCGTTCCCGCCACCCGGCGACGGTGTGCTCGCGGAGATCACCGCGATCATCGCGGGTCGGCTGCCGCCGGCCCCGGGGCATGGGGCCGGCGGCAGCCTGGCTCCTACTCGATGCGGGCGATCACCTCGCCCTGCTTGACCACCTCGCCCTCCTGCACCAGCAGCCGCAGCACGCCCGCCGCCGGGGCGGGCACCTCCACGTCCACCTTGTCGACCGCGACCTCCGCGATCAGGTCGCCCTCGCCGACCCGGTCGCCGTCGCCGGCGAACCAGGTGGCGAGCACGCCTTCGGCGTCGGGCTCGTTCTCCGAGACGCGGGGGAAGGCGATGTCGGTCATGCGTTCACCAGGCCGAGGACGGCCCGGCGGATCCGGTCCGGCGTCGGCAGCACGGCGTACTCGAGCGGGCGGGCGTAGGGGATCGGGACGTCGGGCACCGCCACCCGGGCAGCGGGCGCGCGGAGCAGACCGGGATCGCGCTCGGCGACCCGGGCGACGATCTCGCCGGACACCCCGAACGAGAGGTAGTCCTCGTCGACGACGAGCAGCCGGCCGGTGCGCCCCACCGAGTCCAGGATCGTCTCGGTGTCCAGCGGGACCACGCTGCGCAGATCCACGACCTCGCAGTCGACGCCCTGCTGCGCGAGTTCCTCGGCCACGTCCAGCGCGTGGTGCACCGACAGCGACAACGTCACCACCGTGACGTCGCTGCCCGGCCGCACGACGTTCGCCTTCCCGATCGGCACCAGATGCTCGCCTTCGGGAACCGGGCCGACGGACCGGCGGTTCTTGGCCATCCAGGGCAGGCCCATCACTCCCTTGTGGAACAGGTACACCACCGGGTTGTCGTCGCGGATCGCGGCGGTCATCAGGCCCTTGGCGTCGGCGGGGTTGCTGGGCGCGACCACCTTCATCCCGGGCAGGTGCGCGAACGTGCCCCACAGGCACTGCGAGTGCTGCGCGCCGTCGGAGTAGCCGCCGCCCACCGCGGCGGTGAGGACCATCGGGACGGTGACGTTGCCGCCGGACTCGAAGTGGATCTTCGCCATGTGGTTGTAGATCTGGTCCATGCACACGCCGAAGAAGTCGACGAACATCAGCTCGACGACCGGCCGCATGCCTTCCACCGCGGCGCCGATGGCCGCGCCGATGAACGCGGTCTCCGAAATGGGCGTGTCCAGGACACGCCGGGGCCCGAACTTCTCGAGCAGTCCGGTGGTGGAGCTGAAGATGCCGCCGTAGGCACCGACGTCCTCGCCGAGCACGAAGACGTCCTCGTCGCGCTCCATCTCCTGCGCGATGGCCTCGACCATGGCCTTGGCGGTGCTGAGCTTGCGCTGGGCGGGTGCGGAGGAGGATGCCGAAGCGTCCGTGAGCGTCATTGCTGCTTCTCCTTGCTTGCTGCGGTGGTGGGTTCAGGAGCGCGCGAAGACGTGGTCGAGCGCGGTGGCCGGGTCGGGTTCCGGGCTGCGCTTGGCGAACTCGATCGCCGCCTCGACGCGGTCGCGGGCCTGCGCGGCGATCGACGCCACCGTGATGTCGCCGCTGTCGTGGAGAACACCGGCCGCCCGCAGCTGCTTTTCGTAGGTGGGCAGCGGATCCCGGCCCGGCACACCCTCCAGGTCGGACCGGTAGCCCTGCGCGTCGCCCTCGAAGTGCCCCCACAGGCGCAGCGTGTGCACCTCGATCAGGCTCGGCCCCTCGCCCGCGCGGGCCCGCGTGATCGCCGTACCGGCCGCCGCGTGCACCGCCTCCACGGAGTTGTCCTCGACGCGCTCGCCGGGAATGCCGTACCCGCCGGCCCGCAGCGCGTTCGAGGTGACGCAGGTCGAGGCGCTGCGCGGCACCGAGATGCCCCAGTCGTTGTCCTCCACGACGAACACCACCGGCAGCTTCCACAGCGCCGCCAGGTTGAGCGCCTCGTGGAAGGCACCCTGGTTGGCTGCGCCCTCACCGGTGACGGCGACCGCGACCCGGTCGGTGCCCCGCCGCTGGAACGCCAGCGCCTGGCCGACCGCGGGTGGGTAGCCCTCGGCGATGATGCCCGAGCAGGAGAAGTGCGTGGCGGGGTCGAACAGGTGCATGTGCCCGCCGCGGCCCCGGCCGAGCCCGTCCACCCGGCCGAAGATCTCGGCGGTCATCCGCTCCAGGTCCACCCCGTGCGCGATGGCGAAGTGGTGGGGCCGGTGGGTGGCGGTGACGGCGTCGTCGGCGGTCAGGTGCGCGCACACCCCGGCGGCCACGGGTTCCTGCCCGGCGGAGAGGTGCATCTCGCCCGGGATGAGCCCGGCGCCGATGTCGAAGGCGGGCTTCTTGTCCGCGTGGTACTCGCGGAGGATCGACTCCTCGTAGGTGCGGATCAGGACCATCGTGCGGTACAGGCCCAGCCGCTCGTCCGGTTCCATGTGACCTCCCAATCGGTGTGGGAGTCACTGTCGCGGGGCCCCGCAGCGCGGGCAACGGTGCGGATTTCAGATGGTGATACCGGCCCGTTCCCGCTGGTCAGGACAGCAGTGCGAAGGCGCGGGAAACGCGCCGCGAAGCCCGTTGCAACGAGACCGGCTCGACCGAGGGCAGCCGGCGCGCGGGCAGCGAGATCGCCACCGCGCCGACCACCCCGGGTGCCCGCACGGGCGTGGCCAGGCAGGCCGTGCCGAGCAGGTACTCCTCGCGGTCGTTGAAGACCCCGCCGCCCTCGGCCAGGCGCTGCTCGAGCAGCCGGGTGTCGGTGATGGTGTGCGGGGTGAGGTCGGCCAGCCGGTACCGCGACAGGTGATCGCGCCGTGCCCCGGGATCCAGGCACGCCAGGATGCACTTGCCGAACGCGGTGGCGTGCGCGGCCTCCTGCACGCCCACCCACAGATCCACCGGCGGGGTGTCCGGAGCGTCGGCGATGTCGACCAGCTCGATCTCGCCACCGGAGTACAGCGACAGGTACGCCGCGCCACGGACCTCGTCCCGCAACGCACGCAGCACCGGCCGGATCTTCGGCAGCAGCGCGTGCCGGGTGTCGTGGCGGCGCAGCGCACCGAGCTGCTCGCCCAGCACGTAGCCGTCGTCGAGCTTGCGGAGGTAGCCCTCGTGCAGCAGGGTGCGCAGGAGGTGGTAGGTCGTGGGCAGCGGGAGCCCGACGCCGCGGGCGAGTGCCTTGGCCGTGATCGGCCGTTCGCTCGCGCCGACCGCGTCGAGCAGGTGCAGTGCGCGCTGTACGGATCCGATCAGCGTCGGTCCAGCAGCCATCGGTCACCTCCACCGCCCGTTGCCGCGCACCCAGAATGCCGGGTGACGCACGTCACCGGCAAGGTTCGCGGCCCGACCCGGTGACGCCGGGCGGCCGGCCGCGGCGGTGCCGGTGGCCCTCAGCGCTCGGCCTGGTGCCGGGCCGGCGCGTCCTGGGTGTGACCGGATTCGGCGCCGTGGGAGAAGGTGCTGGATTCGGTGCCGTGCTGGGGTTTGTCCTGGCCGCGCAGGCGGGGGAGGGCGCGGCTGAGGTCGCCGAGCAGCAGGTCGGCCATGTCGTGGGTGAAGCCGTTGCGCACCACGATCCGCAGGACCGCGAGGTCGTCCCGGTGCGCGGGGAACGTGTAGGCGGGCACCAGCCAGCCGTGTTCGCGCAGGGCGGCGGAGACGTCGAACACCGAGTAGCCCTCCTCGCCGTCGGCGAGGGTGAACGCGAACACCGGCAGCTGCGTGCCGTGGGTGAGCAGCCGGAACGCGCCCAGGTCGGCGATGCGGCCGGCCAGGTTCGAGGCGACCTCCCGGCAGTACTGCTGCACCCGCCGGTAGCCCTCGAAGCCGAAGCGGATGAAGTTCAAGTACTGGGCGGCGACCTGCGCGCCGGGGCGGGAGAAGTTCAGGGCGAAGGTGGGCATTTCGCCGCCGAGGTAGTTGACGTGGAACACCAGGTCCTCCGGCAGGGCCTGCGCATCGCGCCACACGACCCAGCCCACGCCGGGGTAGACGAGCCCGTACTTGTGCCCGGAGGTGTTGATCGAGGCCACCCGCGGCAACCGGAAGTCCCACTCCAGCTCCGGATCGCAGAACGGGGCGATCATGCCGCCGGAGGCGCCGTCGACGTGCACCGGGATGTCCCAGCCGCGCTCCTGCTGGAGCTGGTCGAGTGCGGCGCAGATCTCGGCGACGGGTTCGTAGCTGCCGTCGAACGTGGACCCGAGCACCGCGACGACCCCGATGGTGTTCTCGTCGCAGTAGCGCACCGCTTCCTCGGCGGTGAGGTGGAACCGGTCGCCGGACATCGGCACCAGCCGGGCCTCGACGTCCCAGTAGTTGGCGAACTTCTCCCAGCACACCTGCACGTTGATGCCCATCACCAGGTTCGGGCGGGCCCCGCTGCGGCCGTCCCGCGCGACCCGGTGCTGCCAGCGC
The sequence above is a segment of the Amycolatopsis viridis genome. Coding sequences within it:
- a CDS encoding LPXTG cell wall anchor domain-containing protein; this encodes MYRMPGAGITTAGGTAGTLAYTGADVGWWIALGVILVLAGIAALVAATRRSRRLAGSRK
- the wecB gene encoding non-hydrolyzing UDP-N-acetylglucosamine 2-epimerase, yielding MDIMLLAGTRPEAVKLAPLALALPGHPVLRPVIVHSGQHDGMVEQALAPFGLLVDDRLPAPVRRNGGQAELVAGLLPSLDGFLRRRSPAAVVVQGDTTTVLAGALAAFWRGIPVVHLEAGLRTHDLAAPFPEEGTRQMVSRLAALHLAPTGAAVAALLGEGVPAERIVLTGNTVVDAVEHIAARGRPAQDRALAAAELRLLEQGRRLVLVTSHRRESWGKPLQRVLSAVRDLVRRRPDVEVLFPVHPNPAVRDQVTTALSGVPRITVTGPLEYPDLVRALRLATVVLTDSGGIQEEAPSFGTPVVVLRDTTERREAIASGHARLVGTDPAAIGRATEDVLSGRWRPASPANPYGDGKAALRAVAAIGELLAVPSRSRVLAPPEPVP
- a CDS encoding glutamate decarboxylase — encoded protein: MPLAHSADPDRTGREEIGVNPVFTREPLRIPRDRLPEGELDPQTAYQIVHDELMLDGNARLNLATFVTTWMSDEARTLMSECFDKNMIDKDEYPRTAELEQRCVRMLADLWHAPDPDHPTGCSTTGSSEACMLAGLALKRRWQHRVARDGRSGARPNLVMGINVQVCWEKFANYWDVEARLVPMSGDRFHLTAEEAVRYCDENTIGVVAVLGSTFDGSYEPVAEICAALDQLQQERGWDIPVHVDGASGGMIAPFCDPELEWDFRLPRVASINTSGHKYGLVYPGVGWVVWRDAQALPEDLVFHVNYLGGEMPTFALNFSRPGAQVAAQYLNFIRFGFEGYRRVQQYCREVASNLAGRIADLGAFRLLTHGTQLPVFAFTLADGEEGYSVFDVSAALREHGWLVPAYTFPAHRDDLAVLRIVVRNGFTHDMADLLLGDLSRALPRLRGQDKPQHGTESSTFSHGAESGHTQDAPARHQAER
- a CDS encoding IclR family transcriptional regulator, producing the protein MAAGPTLIGSVQRALHLLDAVGASERPITAKALARGVGLPLPTTYHLLRTLLHEGYLRKLDDGYVLGEQLGALRRHDTRHALLPKIRPVLRALRDEVRGAAYLSLYSGGEIELVDIADAPDTPPVDLWVGVQEAAHATAFGKCILACLDPGARRDHLSRYRLADLTPHTITDTRLLEQRLAEGGGVFNDREEYLLGTACLATPVRAPGVVGAVAISLPARRLPSVEPVSLQRASRRVSRAFALLS
- a CDS encoding glycosyltransferase family 2 protein, which gives rise to MSDESFQVVLGITQAFALMMSVAFLVYVTVIVVPFVRHKPRPAGDSSAFSWHFFVPCRDEEAVIGDTIHYLRSTFPQAHVWIVDDDSDDRTAQIVTGLQYRSGSPDPRLHLVRRRRPQARTGKGDALNAAYAQLVAFQGLREDYDRVIVVVVDADGRPAPGCLDVCAAGHLFGDRTVGAVQVDVWMSNRDTPPPSRSRAGRVFGLKLAQLQDLEFRTAIAAIQTSRRYTGTISLGGNGQFTRMSALASIGGAELKPWRGSLLEDFELGVHLLIAGWRTEFTPDTHVSQEALYSLRRFLTQRTRWGQGTMQCGRYLRRIWDSVHVSTFGAAEMMYYLAQPWMQLLGSLIYPVPFLVFLGATVTDPSRMGGWFTGGGWILFAVYGTFGLAPFVVWGPIYQWKCLRSKNFLRGIGMGLAYAVYIYTFYITSWRALVRLVRGRNGWTKTRRNTEPAAVAIDS
- a CDS encoding alpha-ketoacid dehydrogenase subunit beta, yielding MTLTDASASSSAPAQRKLSTAKAMVEAIAQEMERDEDVFVLGEDVGAYGGIFSSTTGLLEKFGPRRVLDTPISETAFIGAAIGAAVEGMRPVVELMFVDFFGVCMDQIYNHMAKIHFESGGNVTVPMVLTAAVGGGYSDGAQHSQCLWGTFAHLPGMKVVAPSNPADAKGLMTAAIRDDNPVVYLFHKGVMGLPWMAKNRRSVGPVPEGEHLVPIGKANVVRPGSDVTVVTLSLSVHHALDVAEELAQQGVDCEVVDLRSVVPLDTETILDSVGRTGRLLVVDEDYLSFGVSGEIVARVAERDPGLLRAPAARVAVPDVPIPYARPLEYAVLPTPDRIRRAVLGLVNA
- the xrtP gene encoding exosortase P, whose translation is MSANAAPLSSRLPVRWLVIAMLAVVGLLVVCQGAYRTAEVQVTGAVLRLISEHGVYVAGARHTVYFGLGGDRPLGLQMTPECSSLFLVVPLVLVTAVLGYLRPANTRRLLLSLLVFGAVVAAVNQLRMLLIVGLVNWLGISTGYYWGHTLMGSLVSVIGGALALVLFVRIGLRRERTA
- a CDS encoding thiamine pyrophosphate-dependent dehydrogenase E1 component subunit alpha, giving the protein MEPDERLGLYRTMVLIRTYEESILREYHADKKPAFDIGAGLIPGEMHLSAGQEPVAAGVCAHLTADDAVTATHRPHHFAIAHGVDLERMTAEIFGRVDGLGRGRGGHMHLFDPATHFSCSGIIAEGYPPAVGQALAFQRRGTDRVAVAVTGEGAANQGAFHEALNLAALWKLPVVFVVEDNDWGISVPRSASTCVTSNALRAGGYGIPGERVEDNSVEAVHAAAGTAITRARAGEGPSLIEVHTLRLWGHFEGDAQGYRSDLEGVPGRDPLPTYEKQLRAAGVLHDSGDITVASIAAQARDRVEAAIEFAKRSPEPDPATALDHVFARS
- a CDS encoding choice-of-anchor P family protein, which codes for MRRARLGLAAAMAAGVVLLGAVPASAAPGDGSAYGADVDVTLLGKPAVHVGPLAQASTEGPTSGTLVGIDVPGIAHSGTVQTTAVRDETTGAVDSKATVENLSVGVLGALGTIKADAVTAECHATQDGNAGAATLAGLNLGPLGDVSATPAANTVVNVGALGANVAKITFNEQIANPDGSLTVNAIHVRLLGGVLGSLGSGDVIVSSATCGPAGLPVPLASGAGMWIGLGLLAALGLPAGVWFSRRRATAQAV
- a CDS encoding biotin/lipoyl-containing protein produces the protein MTDIAFPRVSENEPDAEGVLATWFAGDGDRVGEGDLIAEVAVDKVDVEVPAPAAGVLRLLVQEGEVVKQGEVIARIE